In a single window of the Rhizoctonia solani chromosome 16, complete sequence genome:
- a CDS encoding cytochrome P450 family protein, with protein sequence MRLLMGATDISKEYTKWSRKLGSDIISFNILGGTVIVLNSLNAAEDLLVKRSSIYSDRPQVHNTMSTSDRLMAGSSIIKVVYGYEATTSNDTLFDIVSRAIDGFSRSAITSNFYVNVIPWMQYIPAWFPGAEWKRKALVWRWQTEQMLHVPYNWTRDKMSTGTAPPSMLKHLLSKYAKEPSKEEKDTILWATGTLFAAGTDTTVASTLVFIVAMAMHPEVQAKAQAEVDSVLCGKRFPEIEDRQSMPYVQAVIKEVFRWSQISLIILSTSGVPHASIEDDIYKGYRIPKGATVAISLDERVYPNPECFDPSRFLSSCAPEAPTFGFGRREAHLQRSCPGTHFAQAALFMVASGLFAFFDIRPKLDSKGRPVKLTAEMKQNILVSQPTAFEVDIKPRSEQHEQILRTWIDV encoded by the exons ATGCGCCTATTAATGGGCGCTACAGATATATCCAAGGAGTACACCAAATGGTCGCGTAAACTAGGAA GCGACATCATTTCGTTCAACATATTGGGTGGGACTGTCATCGTATTAAACTCGCTCAATGCGGCTGAAGATCTTCTGGTCAAACGTTCGTCTATCTACTCCGATCGTCCCCAGGTTCATAATACCATGAGTACAAGTGACCGACT GATGGCTGGCTCATCAATCATCAAAGTGGTATATGGATATGAAGCAACAACATCCAACGATACCTTGTTCGATATAGTTAGCCGCGCTATAGATGGATTCTCTCGGTCTGCAATAACTTCCA ACTTCTACGTTAATGTTATTCCATGGATGCAATACATCCCGGCATGGTTCCCCGGTGCAGAATGGAAGCGCAAAGCACTCGTTTGGCGCTGGCAGACGGAGCAGATGCTGCATGTGCCTTATAACTGGACGAGGGACAAAATG AGTACCGGAACTGCTCCTCCTTCAATGTTGAAGCATCTTTTATCAAAGTACGCAAAGGAGCCATCTAAAGAGGAGAAGGACACTATACTATGGGCTACGGGTACTCTATTTGCAG CTGGTACCGATACT ACCGTTGCAAGCACTTTGGTTTTTATTGTAGCAATGGCAATGCATCCCGAGGTGCAGGCCAAAGCACAGGCCGAAGTAGACAGCGTTTTGTGCGGTAAACGGTTCCCAGAGATAGAGGACCGACAATCTATGCCGTATGTCCAGGCGGTCATTAAAGAGGTGTTCCGTTGGAG CCAAATCTCATTAATTATTTTATCAACCTCAGGGGTTCCGCATGCCTCCATCGAGGATGACATCTACAAAGGATACCGCATTCCCAAGGGGGCCACCGT AGCAATATCCTTGGACGAGAGGGTTTATCCAAATCCTGAGTGCTTCGACCCGAGCCGTTTCTTGAGCTCGTGCGCCCCTGAGGCTCCGACATTCGGTTTCGGCCGTCG GGAGGCACACTTACAAAGAAGTTGTCCTGGAACACACTTTGCACAAGCCGCATTGTTTATGGTAGCAAGCGGACTATTTGCTTTCTTTGATATTCGCCCCAAACTTGACTCCAAAGGTCGCCCAGTCAAATTAACAGCCGAGATGAAACAAAATATACTTGTCAG TCAACCAACCGCATTCGAGGTCGATATCAAACCACGATCCGAACAGCACGAGCAGATTCTCAGAACATGGATTGATGTTTGA
- a CDS encoding cytochrome P450 family protein: MPRLPLYSGDIISFNLLGETIIVLNSSDAAEDLLSKRSSIYSDRPRASTTMATSDRLVGWGNNTGIIRYGERWRAQRRMTHELLHKRASEELWPSIIKNSRLALEQLLDKPDEFESHLRRMAGSSIIKSVYGYEATASNDALFEAVSQAVQGFSQAVLASNFYVNLFPWMQYIPAWFPGAQWKRKALAWREQTDQMLNIPYNWTRDKMESGTAPPSMLSRLLGSYRKELSDKEKNITLWAAGTLFGAGTDTTVASSLIFVMAMAMHPEVQTRAQAEIDSVLGGSRLPEMDDRQSMPYVQAIVKEVLRWRSVLPLGVPHASIEEDFYQGYRIPKGATIIPNQWAMSNDKRVYSNPERFDPSRYLDTSVPEAPAFGFGRRSCPGIHFAQAALFMVASGMLACFDISPKKDSEGHPIPLTATMGQNTITR, from the exons ATGCCGAGACTCCCTTTGTACTCAGGCGACATCATATCGTTTAATCTTCTGGGAGAAACCATAATCGTATTGAACTCGAGTGATGCTGCCGAGGATCTTTTGTCCAAACGCTCTTCCATCTATTCTGATCGCCCTCGGGCCAGCACTACGATGGCCACAAGCGATAGGCT AGTTGGGTGGGGGAATAATACGGGCATCATACGCTACGGAGAACGGTGGAGAGCTCAACGGCGAATGACCCACGAACTTTTACACAAACGAGCGAGTGAGGAGCTGTGGCCTAGTATAATTAAAAACTCGCGATTAGCCCTCGAACAGCTTTTAGATAAGCCTGATGAGTTTGAAAGTCATTTGAGACG AATGGCTGGGTCGTCAATTATCAAATCAGTGTATGGATACGAAGCAACAGCATCTAACGATGCATTATTCGAAGCAGTTTCCCAAGCGGTACAAGGATTCTCTCAAGCTGTCCTTGCCTCAA ACTTTTACGTCAACCTCTTCCCGTGGATGCAGTATATCCCTGCGTGGTTCCCCGGAGCACAGTGGAAGCGTAAAGCCCTTGCCTGGCGCGAGCAGACGGATCAGATGTTAAATATCCCCTACAACTGGACGAGAGACAAAATG GAGTCGGGAACTGCCCCTCCTTCGATGTTGAGCCGACTTTTAGGGAGTTACAGAAAGGAGCTATCTGACAAAGAGAAAAATATCACGCTTTGGGCGGCAGGAACATTGTTTGGAG CTGGTACCGATACA ACTGTCGCGAGCTCCTTGATTTTCGTTATGGCAATGGCAATGCATCCTGAGGTACAGACCAGGGCACAGGCTGAAATAGATAGTGTTCTGGGCGGTAGCCGGCTTCCAGAAATGGATGACCGACAATCTATGCCATACGTTCAAGCGATCGTCAAAGAGGTGCTTCGTTGGAGATCTGTTCTTCCACTAG GGGTTCCCCATGCTTCTATAGAAGAAGATTTTTATCAGGGATACAGAATCCCCAAGGGGGCTACTAT TATCCCAAACCAATG GGCGATGAGCAATGACAAGCGGGTGTACTCGAACCCGGAACGCTTCGACCCAAGCCGTTATCTGGATACCTCTGTTCCCGAAGCCCCAGCATTCGGATTTGGTCGCCG GAGTTGCCCCGGGATTCACTTTGCCCAGGCTGCGCTATTCATGGTAGCCAGTGGCATGCTTGCTTGCTTCGACATTAGTCCAAAAAAGGATTCCGAAGGTCACCCTATTCCATTGACTGCCACTATGGGACAAAACACAATCACAAGGTAA
- a CDS encoding DNA repair protein REV1, with amino-acid sequence MSKTSGSRSPNRSVHPIEKNLSQSSDYFDDDPEFSKALATLDESVLFGSQRLACIDNVYENFDEENGVSEPRPSSQSRKRQRSLTPAPEPENSQEGHAISSSGSGQQASTLDPQGLTTSTSSWNSILAPVTPTKTSDTYHASKFGEFGDYFRRKRAKLQNQNADLGTQDTRSTQSTIFKSLAIYITGRTVPSLQILRSLILQYGGQFHAYLDRKEMVTHVITSNLTPAKALEFKNMKVARPEWLLDSIAANKLLPWAKYQWSESYQSSSPIQSATPRTPALTLSIRPLGASPEHSDTISTTLDSPLKQLSNNYESLPRLNQLSRVKPLLNMHLGASTSTQSSRAQYAIHAANPDAERLMESVEWREMHTAASGEAFIQDYYQHSRLHHLSKWKSELRSLVAKAQEDAESQFLQTGSMLNPTSTTSGDSPKGKGKATQRVIMHCDFDSFFVSAGLIARPELSGKPVVVCHASGKGASHSTSEVASASYAARAFGVRNGMSLGQARKLCPEIQTIPYEFERYKELSLKFYTVLMSLSDDLQAVSVDEALIDVSTRVESLRTDAINSGHMRTESYEKALAEMLRDQVREQTGCEVSVGIGPNIMLARLATKRAKPAGSFYLSIDDAPAHLAELDIVNIHGFAGAVQDKALARFGTSKLGDLAKQSKIALQQALGDKSGERIWNAIRGIDDRVLESDKPRKSVSADVNYGIRFENNQNAEAFVLGLAKEVSERLRRANKVGKSLTLKIMKRHPDAPKEAPKASQLQLFFMGHGKCETFNKTCAISGLHGSATNDPDIIGREAWKLLHSMHFDPCELRGIGIQIQKLDNAEKSVAVGIAIHGQLAKGFHRALAKANAIKTRPAEVAREPQTQDIDVRIAEPDAPALTPRKSPSQHPKTTGKSNGMREDPRPVQSRALAAEVTIIDVDALATQDPAPGAKELPYDLTMLSQLDGEMLADIIAPESGCSRSLSAHMPDHPATNSKAGPISPRRTLHRKRFTNMGPPTTLPDPSKYFPIFKRQFATVPDQELVVLGIDPMAYTNMPRDQQKALVSSRRAAKGLDANGRPINQRKRRFVEDAEKPVHHVILAGRTELPTLRAAVPGIPAVTETSDVQDMIRLWVETKVAKKLGPDPREITYFGEFLERSMVTDSGMQRTVEVMKWWKDVCMKSWGIEHERRGQFGREWWIAWWEVKDKLDLIVKKRFGGKLNLG; translated from the exons ATGTCCAAAACGTCTGGATCTCGATCTCCAAACCGATCGGTACATCCTATTGAGAAGAACCTATCGCAATCTTCGGACTATTTCGATGACGATCCAGAATTCAGCAAAGCACTTGCCACACTTGATGAGTCTGTGCTTTTTGGATCACAGCGGCTTGCATGTATCGACAACGTATATGAAAATTTTGATGAAGAAAACGGAGTATCTGAGCCCAGACCTTCAAGCCAAAGTCGTAAACGGCAGCGCTCTCTTACGCCTGCACCTGAACCCGAAAACTCACAAGAAGGACACGCCATAAGCTCCTCTGGATCTGGCCAGCAAGCGTCGACATTAGACCCCCAGGGATTAACAACCAGCACATCATCTTGGAACTCGATTCTTGCCCCAGTTACACCCACGAAAACCTCAGATACGTATCATGCATCAAAATTCGGCGAGTTTGGGGATTACTTCCGAAGGAAGCGGGCCAAACTTCAAAACCAAAACGCCGATCTAGGCACCCAAGACACCCGTTCAACACAAAGTACGATATTCAAATCATTGGCAATATAT ATTACGGGTCGCACAGTTCCATCCCTTCAAATACTGAGATCCTTGATCCTCCAATATGGTGGCCAATTCCATGCCTACCTGGACCGCAAGGAAATGGT CACGCATGTTATCACGAGCAATCTTACCCCAGCTAAGGCGTTAGAATTCAAGAACATGAAGGTTGCTCGACCTGAATGGCTCCTGGATAGCATAGCAGCAAATAAACTTCTTCCGTGGGCGAAATATCAATGGTCTGAAAGCTACCAGTCTAGTTCCCCGATCCAAAGTGCAACTCCGAGAACCCCAGCATTAACATTATCAATCCGGCCTTTGGGAGCATCACCCGAGCACTCTGATACCATCTCAACAACACTTGACTCGCCATTGAAGCAGCTATCAAATAATTACGAATCTTTGCCCCGGCTCAACCAGCTATCCCGAGTGAAGCCGCTCCTGAACATGCATCTCGGCG CCTCGACTTCTACCCAATCTTCGCGCGCCCAATATGCTATCCACGCTGCCAATCCCGATGCAGAGCGCCTTATGGAATCGGTAGAATGGAGAGAAATGCATACTGCTGCATCTGGGGAGGCCTTTATACAAGATTACTACCAGCATTCCCGCCTTCACCACCTGTCGAAATGGAAGTCTGAGCTTCGAAGTCTCGTGGCAAAAGCTCAAGAAGACGCCGAATCTCAATTTCTCCAAACCGGATCAATGTTGAACCCGACGAGTACGACTTCTGGAGATTCGCCCAAAGGGAAGGGAAAGGCCACCCAAAGGGTTATCATGCATTGTGACTTCGATTCGTTCTTTGTCTCAGCAGGACTTATCGCGAGGCCAGAGTTGAGTGGAAAACCTGTGGTAGTTTGCCATGCCTCGGGAAAGGGAGCCTCTCACAGCACTAGTGAGGTAGCTAGTGCGAGTTACGCTGCTAGAGCATTTGGGGTAAGAAATGGAATGAG CCTTGGCCAGGCTCGTAAATTATGCCCTGAAATACAAACAATTCCGTACGAGTTTGAGCG TTACAAGGAGCTTTCACTCAAATTTTATACTGTATTGATGTCATTATCAGACGATCTTCAAGCAGTATCTGTGGATGAGGCCTTGATTGATGTTAGCACCCGGGTTGAAAGTCTGAGAACCGATGCGATCAACTCTGGTCATATGCGGACGGAATCCTATGAGAAAGCCTTGGCCGAGATGCTTCGGGATCAAGTGCGTGAACAAACAGGATGTGAAG TAAGCGTGGGGATCGGTCCAAACATTATGCTTGCTAGACTTGCCACAAAGCGAGCCAAACCTGCTGGATCATTTTACCTCTCGATCGATGACGCTCCTGCTCACCTAGCAGAACTGGATATTGTGAATATACACGGTTTTGCAGGTGCAGTTCAGGACAAGGCTCTTGCGCGTTTTGGTACTAGCAAGCTTGGCGATTTGGCTAAGCAGAGCAAGATCGCGCTGCAACAAGCGCTTGGGGATAAAAGTGGCGAGCGAATTTGGAACGCGATTAGAGGTATCGACGATCGAGTTCTGGAAAGCGATAAGCCCAGAAAATCCGTATCAGCCGATGTCAAC TATGGGATACGTTTCGAAAATAATCAAAACGCCGAAGCCTTTGTGCTAGGCCTCGCGAAGGAAGTTTCAGAGCGTTTAAGACGTGCCAACAAAGTGGGGAAGTCTTTGACATTGAAGATCATGAAACGCCACCCAGATGCGCCAAAAGAGGCTCCCAAGGCAAGTCAACTCCAGCTATTC TTTATGGGCCACGGAAAATGTGAAACGTTCAACAAAACATGCGCCATATCAGGGCTTCATGGATCAGCAACTAACGACCCGGATATTATTGGTCGGGAAGCTTGGAAACTTCTCCATTCGATGCATTTTGACCCTTGTGAACTTCGAGGAATTGGCATCCAAATCCAGAAACTCGACAATGCTGAAAAATCAGTAGCAGTCGGAATTGCTATACACGGACAACTCGCGAAAGGATTTCACCGCGCTCTTGCTAAAGCCAACGCAATTAAAACACGCCCTGCTGAGGTGGCTCGGGAGCCTCAAACTCAGGATATCGATGTACGGATCGCTGAACCAGATGCCCCAG CCCTCACCCCCAGAAAATCCCCCTCTCAACATCCTAAAACAACCGGCAAATCCAACGGCATGCGCGAGGACCCAAGGCCGGTTCAGTCTAGGGCATTGGCGGCGGAGGTGACAATAATCGACGTTGACGCACTGGCTACACAAGATCCTGCGCCTGGAGCTAAAGAGTTGCCATATGACTTGACCATGCTATCCCAGCTCGATGGGGAAATGCTTGCCGACATCATAGCCCCTGAGAGTGGTTGTTCTCGTTCATTATCAGCACATATGCCCGACCATCCTGCAACTAACTCTAAAGCTGGCCCTATTTCTCCTCGACGTACCTTGCACCGTAAACGGTTCACAAATATGGGCCCGCCGACTACCTTACCCGACCCATCCAAATACTTCCCAATTTTCAAGCGTCAATTCGCGACAGTCCCAGACCAGGAATTGGTGGTACTTGGTATCGACCCAATGGCGTATACCAATATGCCAAGAGATCAACAGAAAGCACTCGTTTCGAGTCGTCGCGCGGCAAAGGGGCTGGATGCAAATGGGCGACCTATCAATCAGCGTAAACGACGGTTCGTGGAGGATGCGGAAAAGCCTGTGCATCACGTTATATTAGCAGGCCGAACTGAACTTCCTACCTTGCGGGCAGCTGTTCCAGGTATTCCCGCCGTGACCGAAACGAGTGATGTTCAGGATATGATTCGGCTATGGGTCGAGACCAAAGTTGCCAAGAAACTCGGTCCCGACCCACGCGAAATAACATATTTTGGTGAATTTTTAGAGAGATCTATGGTAACTGATAGCGGAATGCAGCGGACTGTGGAGGTGATGAAGTGGTGGAAAGATGTTTGTATGAAAAGTTGGGGAATTGAACACGAAAGACGTGGTCAATTTGGTCGAGAGTGGTGGATAGCGTGGTGGGAGGTTAAGGATAAACTTGATTTGATTGTTAAAAAGCGGTTCGGCGGGAAACTCAACTTGGGTTAG
- a CDS encoding pectate lyase, whose protein sequence is MKFTSALVLAIGLGVASASPVVEKRASTSDKANIGYATLSGGTTGGGSASAVTVTTLSALKSAVSGNSAKVVIVSGNISGNEVIKVGSNTSVLGKSGATLTGVGLRVIDVSNVIIRNLKINKVLAGAGDHVAVQSANRVWIDHVELWSDQTHDKDYYDGLLDLTHGVYAASVTNSYLHDHWKASLVGHSDSNESEDKAIQVTYAFNKWQNLNSRTPSFRFGHGHIYNNYFVSNNDGINTRVGAELLVQNNVFESVKKPLYSTDNGYANASGNDFGGASNTAATTSWSSVGYSYSLTAVGSVKSYVNSNAGAKLSF, encoded by the exons ATGAAGTTCACCTCCGCTCTCGTTCTTGCCATCGGCCTCGGTGTCGCTTCCGCCTCTCCAGTTGTCGAGAAGCGCGCTTCCACCAGCGACAAGGCCAACATCGGCTACGCCACTCTCAGCGGCGG CACTACCGGTGGAGGCTCTGCATCCGCCGTGACTGTCACCACTTTGTCCGCCCTCAAGTCCGCCGTGTCCGGCAACAGCGCAAAGGTCGTCATTGTTTCCGGCAACATCAGTGGAAATGAAGTCATCAAGGTCGGGTCGAACACATCTGTTCTCGGAAAGTCTGGTGCCA CCCTGACCGGTGTGGGTCTGCGCGTGATCGATGTGTCGAACGTCATCATCCGCAACCTTAAG ATCAACAAGGTCTTGGCCGGCGCCGGCGACCACGTCGCCGTCCAGTCCGCTAACCGCGTGTGGATCGACCACGTCGAGCTGTGGTCCGACCAGACCCATGACAAAGACTACTACGATGGCCTTCTCGACCTCACCCACGGCGTGTACGCCGCATCAGTCACCAACTCCTACTTGCACGACCACTGGAAGGCGTCGCTCGTCGGACATTCCGACAGCAACGAGAGCGAGGACAAGGCAATCCAGGTGACGTACGCGTTCAACAAGTGGCAGAACCTGAACTCGCGCACGCCCTCGTTCCGCTTCGGCCATGGCCACATCTACAACAACTA CTTTGTGAGCAACAACGACGGAATCAACACGCGTGTAGGCGCAGAGCTGCTTGTTCAGAACAACGTGTTCGAGAGCGTGAAGAAGCCGCTGTACAGCACGGACAACGGGTATGCGAACGCGAGCGGCAACGATTTTGGAGGAGCCAGCAACACTGCTGCTACTA CGTCGTGGAGCTCTGTCGGGTATTCTTACAGTTTGACCGCGGTGGGATCTGTGAAGTCCTACGTGAACTCGAATGCTGGCGCCAAGCTGTCTTTCTAA